The Rhopalosiphum maidis isolate BTI-1 chromosome 1, ASM367621v3, whole genome shotgun sequence genome has a segment encoding these proteins:
- the LOC113550439 gene encoding LOW QUALITY PROTEIN: methyltransferase-like protein 2 (The sequence of the model RefSeq protein was modified relative to this genomic sequence to represent the inferred CDS: inserted 4 bases in 2 codons), with translation MLRNFKFVLTVINNTTLIEIKKLTLYNITESIDKSKRKHFGNRFLKXFKHNAWDNVELNEEQEIQAMSQVSAHVKTKMPSEKTVDLKDNVGEYWNEFYSVHQEKFFNNRWWLFTELLEITPLQNEKPRAILEVGRGVGNSVFPISHCAESNIHVYCCDFSSNAIKILKKNSEYNKEHCTAFLCDITNDEWNAPFALENLDVIVLVFVLSAMQPEKCDIIYIFYKYLKPGGMVLFRDYGXDMAQLTFKKGRCISENYYSRGDETLIYFFTQDDVQQFFLEAGFEQVQNIVNIVYRRMQVNRGKQLKMYRVWIQCKYKKS, from the exons atgttacgaaatttcaaatttgtactTACTGTTATAAATAACACGACACTGAtagaaataaagaaattaacattatataatattactgaatCAATTGACAAATctaaaagaaaacattttggtaacaggtttttaaa atttaaacataatgctt ggGATAATGTGGAATTGAATGAAGAACAAGAAATACAAGCTATGTCGCAAGTATCTGCGcatgttaaaacaaaaatgcctTCAGAAAAAACTGTTGATTTAAAAGATAATGTTGGTGAATATTGGAATGAGTTTTATTCTGTCCACCaagaaaa gttttttaataacagatGGTGGTTATTTACTGAACTTTTAGAAATAACTCCACTTCAAAATGAAAAGCCAAGAGCTATATTAGAAGTGGGACGTGGAGTTGGAAATTCAGTCTTTCCTATATCACACTGTGCAGAGAGCAATATACATGTTTACTGTTGTGATTTTTCTTCAAATGCCataaaaatcctaaaaaaaaattcagaataTAACAAAGAACATTGTACAGCATTTTTATGTGATATAACTAATGATGAATGGAATGCTCCATTTGCTTTGGAGAATTTGGATGTTATAGTATTGGTGTTTGTTCTTTCTGCTATGCAACCTGAAAagtgtgatataatatatatat tttataagtacttGAAACCAGGAGGTATGGTATTGTTTCGCGATTATGG AGACATGGCACagctaacatttaaaaaagggAGGtgcatatcagaaaattactATAGTAGAGGTGATGAAACATTGATATACTTTTTTACTCAAG acgATGTTCAGCAATTTTTCCTAGAAGCAGGCTTTGAAcaagttcaaaatattgttaatattgtttatcgtCGTATGCAAGTAAATAGAGGtaaacagttaaaaatgtatcgtgTTTGGattcaatgtaaatataagaaatca